Proteins co-encoded in one Deltaproteobacteria bacterium genomic window:
- a CDS encoding glycosyltransferase has protein sequence MKVITIITHQVRGGIFKRLSILVEALLENGYEVHYLSAQPLALKKHEKLVPHVVHLPVKLFEGVWFWLCVSIVFPIALLRILIAEKFTAVLVFSAFYSLLAKLGCFFSRTPIVLFLRSVPWELRSITYRSVFLRGLGNLVDFFGVLSARKVVVVSELIRKRLIDEPFIKAERVVTLPNAIVYPKALIENSRKNASSSKPISKTNNVDTFGKNGDLADIGVSAREAFEQQISPGPVKRDARAASGYSVWQERVDDKSWKLWLGGFSNRKRELARRCHLPEKSIFLAVSGELNVQKNIDYIIRVLGATASEKPVLIICGDGDQKPKILAIAAGYGQLDRIILTGWLEDPIDIIAGCDVFIVTSRYEGTSNAMLEALGAGVPILAPDTPEMREILIYDELLYDAKHVGNFAELLDSIAGRKYKLERIKELSHERAKALSFQWGDKVIDLIEKELS, from the coding sequence ATGAAAGTAATAACTATTATTACGCACCAGGTCCGTGGAGGAATATTTAAACGCCTATCTATACTCGTAGAGGCTTTGCTCGAGAATGGCTACGAGGTTCATTACTTATCTGCTCAACCATTAGCATTGAAAAAGCATGAAAAGCTTGTTCCTCATGTCGTTCATTTACCTGTGAAGCTGTTTGAGGGGGTTTGGTTTTGGCTTTGTGTAAGCATTGTTTTTCCTATAGCTCTATTGCGCATACTGATAGCGGAGAAGTTTACTGCCGTTCTGGTTTTTAGTGCCTTTTATAGTTTGCTAGCAAAACTGGGTTGTTTTTTCTCTAGAACACCAATAGTGCTTTTTTTGCGCTCAGTACCTTGGGAACTGCGATCGATTACATATCGCTCGGTATTTTTGCGCGGCCTCGGCAATTTGGTGGATTTTTTTGGGGTTCTTAGTGCGAGAAAAGTTGTAGTTGTTTCTGAGTTGATTAGAAAAAGGCTAATAGATGAGCCTTTTATAAAAGCAGAGCGCGTCGTGACTTTGCCGAATGCGATCGTTTATCCCAAGGCTCTGATAGAAAATTCTAGGAAGAATGCCAGTTCGTCAAAACCAATATCTAAAACAAACAATGTCGATACTTTTGGCAAAAATGGTGACTTGGCAGATATCGGAGTATCTGCCCGAGAAGCATTTGAACAACAAATATCCCCAGGCCCTGTGAAACGAGATGCGCGAGCAGCTAGCGGTTATAGTGTTTGGCAGGAGAGAGTAGACGACAAGAGCTGGAAACTCTGGCTAGGCGGTTTTAGCAATCGCAAGCGAGAATTGGCGAGAAGGTGTCACTTGCCAGAGAAATCCATATTTTTAGCAGTTAGCGGGGAGCTTAACGTTCAAAAAAATATCGATTACATCATTAGAGTTCTTGGTGCTACGGCCAGCGAAAAACCGGTGCTTATTATTTGCGGCGATGGGGATCAAAAGCCAAAAATATTAGCGATCGCTGCGGGCTATGGACAACTGGATAGAATTATTCTAACTGGCTGGTTGGAGGATCCAATAGACATAATCGCTGGTTGCGATGTTTTTATTGTCACATCGAGATATGAGGGGACTTCTAACGCGATGCTAGAGGCACTAGGTGCGGGGGTGCCTATACTTGCACCCGATACGCCCGAAATGCGCGAGATCCTCATCTACGATGAGTTACTTTACGACGCGAAACATGTGGGGAATTTTGCCGAGCTGCTCGATTCTATAGCTGGCCGAAAATACAAACTGGAACGAATAAAAGAGCTATCGCACGAACGAGCCAAGGCATTGAGTTTTCAATGGGGGGATAAGGTGATCGATTTGATCGAAAAAGAATTATCTTGA
- a CDS encoding prepilin peptidase, protein MDIIFITIFGLAIGSFLNVCIWRVPRKLSVVSPARSFCPKCNRAISWKDNIPLLGWLLLRGKCRHCEKPISSRYPLVEVISAFLAVASYIVFGATPTAIVIYALGASLVVISFIDFDFKIIPNVISLPGIVIGLAIGVISQFSGIFDAPVSTGALDSLIGMLAGGGFFYIVGEVYYLITKRNGLGGGDIKLLGMTGAILGWKSVAPTIFVGSLLGAILGIGLMIFRGGGRQLEIPFGPWLSAGVLVYIFGDLPFFRV, encoded by the coding sequence GTGGACATAATATTCATAACCATTTTTGGACTTGCCATTGGTAGTTTCCTTAATGTTTGCATTTGGCGGGTTCCGCGCAAATTGTCGGTCGTCAGTCCAGCGCGCTCTTTTTGTCCCAAATGCAACCGCGCTATATCCTGGAAGGATAATATCCCCTTACTTGGGTGGTTATTGCTGCGCGGCAAGTGTCGCCATTGCGAAAAGCCAATATCGAGCCGCTACCCATTGGTGGAAGTGATATCTGCTTTTCTGGCAGTGGCTAGCTATATTGTCTTTGGCGCAACACCAACTGCGATTGTAATCTACGCACTCGGAGCCTCTTTGGTAGTAATTAGTTTTATAGATTTTGACTTTAAAATTATCCCTAATGTCATTAGCCTGCCTGGAATTGTTATTGGCCTTGCGATAGGTGTCATTTCGCAATTCAGTGGCATATTTGACGCTCCTGTATCAACCGGTGCTTTGGACTCGTTAATCGGGATGTTAGCTGGTGGTGGATTTTTCTACATAGTGGGCGAGGTGTATTATTTAATAACTAAGCGCAATGGTTTAGGAGGCGGAGATATTAAGTTGCTGGGGATGACTGGTGCAATACTAGGATGGAAATCAGTTGCTCCAACTATTTTTGTCGGGTCATTGCTTGGAGCCATTCTAGGCATTGGTCTAATGATATTTAGGGGCGGAGGTCGACAACTAGAAATTCCCTTTGGCCCGTGGCTGTCTGCCGGAGTTTTAGTATATATATTTGGCGATTTGCCGTTTTTTAGAGTCTAA
- a CDS encoding sigma-54-dependent Fis family transcriptional regulator yields MKSAVPAHSDLSVKKNILIIEESSDIFSAIKPLVATQGYAVSRAKNPESAIKALSENSFDAIVWDLNPQDTETLASFVRLKNDLETSPIILVSSSDDEHCHLQAIRNGADDCIAKPLDNSKLLTTIAKSLARHAHKTAPSSLAQDGQDFNFRNIVAKSKIMLDIFETIRKIADYRTTIMIYGESGTGKELIAKAIHYNSSRRNKRFIAINCGAIPENLLESELFGHKRGAFTDATRNKKGLFEEADGGTILLDEIGELPLHLQVKLLRVLQESQIRRVGDEELISIDVRVIAATLRDLEQDVLEGRFRDDLYYRLNVISIHVPPLRERREDIAVLVNHFIKKHKNKLHLSVNGITADAMSVLMKHSWPGNIRELENCIERAMILTNCEDITVDSLPNSVKEADSAIFPLQATDPEELSIKVHSRIIEESLIRKALKKTRGNRTRAAKLLEISHRTLLYKLKEFNLDDLEEQKS; encoded by the coding sequence ATGAAGTCTGCTGTACCTGCTCATTCCGATTTAAGTGTTAAAAAAAACATTCTCATTATTGAAGAAAGTTCCGACATTTTTTCGGCCATTAAACCGCTTGTTGCTACACAAGGCTACGCGGTTAGCAGAGCTAAGAACCCCGAATCTGCCATAAAGGCGCTGTCAGAAAACTCTTTTGACGCAATCGTATGGGATCTAAACCCTCAAGATACTGAAACATTAGCTTCGTTTGTGCGGTTAAAAAACGACTTAGAAACTTCTCCTATAATTTTAGTTTCGAGCAGTGACGATGAGCACTGTCACTTACAAGCCATTAGAAATGGCGCCGATGATTGTATCGCAAAGCCATTAGACAACAGTAAACTTCTAACGACCATTGCGAAGTCGCTAGCAAGGCACGCACACAAAACTGCGCCGTCAAGCCTGGCGCAGGATGGGCAAGATTTCAATTTTCGGAATATCGTGGCAAAAAGCAAAATAATGCTCGATATCTTTGAGACTATAAGAAAGATCGCCGACTATCGCACAACTATTATGATTTACGGCGAGTCTGGAACTGGCAAGGAGTTAATCGCAAAAGCAATCCACTACAACTCCTCGCGAAGGAACAAGCGATTTATCGCCATAAATTGCGGGGCGATTCCAGAAAATCTTTTGGAGTCGGAACTGTTTGGTCACAAGCGCGGCGCCTTTACGGACGCAACTAGGAATAAGAAGGGATTGTTTGAGGAAGCTGATGGCGGAACAATTCTACTTGACGAAATCGGAGAGTTACCTCTCCACTTACAGGTCAAGTTATTGAGAGTGCTTCAAGAAAGCCAGATACGGAGAGTTGGCGATGAGGAGCTCATTTCAATAGATGTCAGAGTTATTGCAGCGACGTTAAGAGATTTAGAGCAAGATGTTTTGGAAGGGCGTTTTAGAGATGATTTGTATTATCGCTTGAACGTAATTTCCATACATGTTCCACCGCTTCGCGAACGGCGGGAGGACATAGCAGTGCTAGTAAATCATTTCATCAAGAAGCACAAGAACAAGCTGCATCTCTCGGTAAATGGAATTACCGCTGATGCGATGTCGGTGCTTATGAAGCACAGCTGGCCGGGCAATATTAGGGAACTAGAAAATTGCATTGAACGCGCGATGATTTTAACTAACTGCGAAGACATTACAGTCGATAGTCTTCCAAATTCTGTCAAGGAAGCCGATAGCGCTATTTTCCCATTGCAAGCCACAGACCCTGAGGAACTTTCTATCAAGGTTCATTCGCGAATTATTGAAGAATCGCTAATTAGAAAGGCTTTAAAAAAGACCAGAGGAAATCGCACTCGAGCGGCCAAGCTGCTTGAGATTAGCCATCGCACCTTACTCTATAAACTCAAGGAATTTAACTTGGATGATTTAGAGGAGCAAAAATCCTAG